A genomic region of Vanessa tameamea isolate UH-Manoa-2023 chromosome 11, ilVanTame1 primary haplotype, whole genome shotgun sequence contains the following coding sequences:
- the LOC113400842 gene encoding uncharacterized protein LOC113400842 isoform X1: MGRSITFMLLAVFVSYANSAPQFITFKEGKLGVNFGGYHAGVGLGGLLGGGAAGGLYAEAGTPHGQSARAGLGGVASENGGTSGGLYAGATAGGNIKASAGLAGGVNSENAAGAGYASAQAGNHYAASGMAGESSAGGTSEILFSGTQDVVPLHPVQVKPVHKKIHTEFNFDSLNEVQPLPKAPEVHTEVKTEIEKKVIHENVQPVIVKEVSNVWNPVSGTSQGINLIDDFQVFINSIFNVAFTAGINQQSRLVPQLFIDYPLSQVYVEPKTKVVEKEIVHTHYKPRRHHFRKTAFLGGYIGGQGDIVGPTVYKNVEPQIQKRIDVEAESSGNAGAAVEGGFNGGAGGSHVYTKQVTFQRNPNFFADIFNIPISTLKAVGNFLGNTAANTNISVQKSATVQAESDTKSLSNDPPLSSSSSSSSSSAHVSVETPSASKFFDDILAIPINTLGAVNKFLENNVANRKTVQVAEDGSVEPARSRRGPHARRRANKQVIVIQDETPEESEAVN; encoded by the exons GCACCACAATTCATAACATTCAAGGAAGGAAAGTTAGGAGTCAATTTTGGTGGTTATCATGCTGGTGTTGGCCTCGGTGGCTTATTAG GTGGTGGTGCTGCCGGTGGACTGTACGCTGAGGCTGGTACCCCTCACGGTCAATCTGCAAGAGCTGGTCTTGGTGGAGTAGCAAGTGAAAATGGAGGAACATCag GTGGCTTGTATGCGGGGGCAACTGCTGGTGGAAATATCAAGGCATCAGCCGGCCTCGCTGGAGGAGTCAACTCTGAAAATGCAGCAGGAGCAGGATATGCTTCAGCTCAAGCTGGCAATCATTATGCAGCTTCAGGAATG GCAGGTGAATCTTCAGCAGGAGGAACatcagaaattttattttccggCACTCAGGATGTTGTTCCATTACATCCCGTTCAAGTGAAACCAGTACACAAAAAAATTCATACAGAGTTTAACTTTGATTCTCTCAATGAAGTACAACCTCTGCCAAAAGCACCTGAAGTGCACACAGAAGTTAAGACTGAAATcgaaaaaaaagttatacatgAAAACGTACAACCAGTCATCGTTAAAGAAGTGAGTAATGTATGGAATCCGGTTAGTGGAACGAGCCAAGGGATCAACTTAATAGATGATTtccaagtttttataaattccatttttaatgtGGCGTTTACAGCAGGTATTAATCAGCAGTCACGGCTAGTGCCGCAACTTTTTATTGATTATCCTTTATCTCAG GTTTATGTCGAACCCAAAACAAAAGTCGTTGAAAAAGAAATAGTACATACGCATTATAAGCCCCGTCGGCATCATTTCCGCAAAACGGCTTTCCTTGGCGGATATATTGGAGGTCAGGGAGATATTGTCGGACCgactgtatataaaaatgtagagCCACAGATTCAAAAAAGAATAGATGTCGAAGCTGAATCATCTGGTAATGCTGGTGCCGCGGTAGAAGGAGGTTTTAATGGTGGAGCAGGAGGCAGCCACGTATATACAAAACAAGTTACTTTTCAAAGAAATCCTAATTTCTTTGCAGACATATTTAAT ATTCCTATATCAACACTAAAGGCTGTTGGTAATTTTCTAGGAAACACGGCGGCTAACACTAATATTTCTGTGCAAAAGAGTGCAACAGTTCAAGCAG AGTCAGACACGAAATCACTTTCAAACGATCCACCactgtcatcatcatcatcatcttcttCCTCATCAGCTCATGTCTCTGTTGAAACACCGAGTGCCTCAAAATTCTTTGACGATATTTTAGCT atACCCATCAACACCCTCGGTGCTGTTAATAAATTTCTAGAGAATAATGTTGCGAACAGGAAAACTGTTCAG GTAGCTGAGGATGGATCAGTCGAACCGGCAAGGTCTAGGCGTGGACCTCATGCAAGAAGGCGAGCTAATAAACAAGTAA
- the LOC113400842 gene encoding uncharacterized protein LOC113400842 isoform X2 produces MGRSITFMLLAVFVSYANSAPQFITFKEGKLGVNFGGYHAGVGLGGLLGGGAAGGLYAEAGTPHGQSARAGLGGVASENGGTSGGLYAGATAGGNIKASAGLAGGVNSENAAGAGYASAQAGNHYAASGMAGESSAGGTSEILFSGTQDVVPLHPVQVKPVHKKIHTEFNFDSLNEVQPLPKAPEVHTEVKTEIEKKVIHENVQPVIVKEVYVEPKTKVVEKEIVHTHYKPRRHHFRKTAFLGGYIGGQGDIVGPTVYKNVEPQIQKRIDVEAESSGNAGAAVEGGFNGGAGGSHVYTKQVTFQRNPNFFADIFNIPISTLKAVGNFLGNTAANTNISVQKSATVQAESDTKSLSNDPPLSSSSSSSSSSAHVSVETPSASKFFDDILAIPINTLGAVNKFLENNVANRKTVQVAEDGSVEPARSRRGPHARRRANKQVIVIQDETPEESEAVN; encoded by the exons GCACCACAATTCATAACATTCAAGGAAGGAAAGTTAGGAGTCAATTTTGGTGGTTATCATGCTGGTGTTGGCCTCGGTGGCTTATTAG GTGGTGGTGCTGCCGGTGGACTGTACGCTGAGGCTGGTACCCCTCACGGTCAATCTGCAAGAGCTGGTCTTGGTGGAGTAGCAAGTGAAAATGGAGGAACATCag GTGGCTTGTATGCGGGGGCAACTGCTGGTGGAAATATCAAGGCATCAGCCGGCCTCGCTGGAGGAGTCAACTCTGAAAATGCAGCAGGAGCAGGATATGCTTCAGCTCAAGCTGGCAATCATTATGCAGCTTCAGGAATG GCAGGTGAATCTTCAGCAGGAGGAACatcagaaattttattttccggCACTCAGGATGTTGTTCCATTACATCCCGTTCAAGTGAAACCAGTACACAAAAAAATTCATACAGAGTTTAACTTTGATTCTCTCAATGAAGTACAACCTCTGCCAAAAGCACCTGAAGTGCACACAGAAGTTAAGACTGAAATcgaaaaaaaagttatacatgAAAACGTACAACCAGTCATCGTTAAAGAA GTTTATGTCGAACCCAAAACAAAAGTCGTTGAAAAAGAAATAGTACATACGCATTATAAGCCCCGTCGGCATCATTTCCGCAAAACGGCTTTCCTTGGCGGATATATTGGAGGTCAGGGAGATATTGTCGGACCgactgtatataaaaatgtagagCCACAGATTCAAAAAAGAATAGATGTCGAAGCTGAATCATCTGGTAATGCTGGTGCCGCGGTAGAAGGAGGTTTTAATGGTGGAGCAGGAGGCAGCCACGTATATACAAAACAAGTTACTTTTCAAAGAAATCCTAATTTCTTTGCAGACATATTTAAT ATTCCTATATCAACACTAAAGGCTGTTGGTAATTTTCTAGGAAACACGGCGGCTAACACTAATATTTCTGTGCAAAAGAGTGCAACAGTTCAAGCAG AGTCAGACACGAAATCACTTTCAAACGATCCACCactgtcatcatcatcatcatcttcttCCTCATCAGCTCATGTCTCTGTTGAAACACCGAGTGCCTCAAAATTCTTTGACGATATTTTAGCT atACCCATCAACACCCTCGGTGCTGTTAATAAATTTCTAGAGAATAATGTTGCGAACAGGAAAACTGTTCAG GTAGCTGAGGATGGATCAGTCGAACCGGCAAGGTCTAGGCGTGGACCTCATGCAAGAAGGCGAGCTAATAAACAAGTAA
- the LOC113400842 gene encoding uncharacterized protein LOC113400842 isoform X3 — MGRSITFMLLAVFVSYANSAPQFITFKEGKLGVNFGGYHAGVGLGGLLGGGAAGGLYAEAGTPHGQSARAGLGGVASENGGTSGGLYAGATAGGNIKASAGLAGGVNSENAAGAGYASAQAGNHYAASGMAGESSAGGTSEILFSGTQDVVPLHPVQVKPVHKKIHTEFNFDSLNEVQPLPKAPEVHTEVKTEIEKKVIHENVQPVIVKEVSNVWNPVSGTSQGINLIDDFQVFINSIFNVAFTAGINQQSRLVPQLFIDYPLSQVYVEPKTKVVEKEIVHTHYKPRRHHFRKTAFLGGYIGGQGDIVGPTVYKNVEPQIQKRIDVEAESSGNAGAAVEGGFNGGAGGSHVYTKQVTFQRNPNFFADIFNIPISTLKAVGNFLGNTAANTNISVQKSATVQADTHQHPRCC, encoded by the exons GCACCACAATTCATAACATTCAAGGAAGGAAAGTTAGGAGTCAATTTTGGTGGTTATCATGCTGGTGTTGGCCTCGGTGGCTTATTAG GTGGTGGTGCTGCCGGTGGACTGTACGCTGAGGCTGGTACCCCTCACGGTCAATCTGCAAGAGCTGGTCTTGGTGGAGTAGCAAGTGAAAATGGAGGAACATCag GTGGCTTGTATGCGGGGGCAACTGCTGGTGGAAATATCAAGGCATCAGCCGGCCTCGCTGGAGGAGTCAACTCTGAAAATGCAGCAGGAGCAGGATATGCTTCAGCTCAAGCTGGCAATCATTATGCAGCTTCAGGAATG GCAGGTGAATCTTCAGCAGGAGGAACatcagaaattttattttccggCACTCAGGATGTTGTTCCATTACATCCCGTTCAAGTGAAACCAGTACACAAAAAAATTCATACAGAGTTTAACTTTGATTCTCTCAATGAAGTACAACCTCTGCCAAAAGCACCTGAAGTGCACACAGAAGTTAAGACTGAAATcgaaaaaaaagttatacatgAAAACGTACAACCAGTCATCGTTAAAGAAGTGAGTAATGTATGGAATCCGGTTAGTGGAACGAGCCAAGGGATCAACTTAATAGATGATTtccaagtttttataaattccatttttaatgtGGCGTTTACAGCAGGTATTAATCAGCAGTCACGGCTAGTGCCGCAACTTTTTATTGATTATCCTTTATCTCAG GTTTATGTCGAACCCAAAACAAAAGTCGTTGAAAAAGAAATAGTACATACGCATTATAAGCCCCGTCGGCATCATTTCCGCAAAACGGCTTTCCTTGGCGGATATATTGGAGGTCAGGGAGATATTGTCGGACCgactgtatataaaaatgtagagCCACAGATTCAAAAAAGAATAGATGTCGAAGCTGAATCATCTGGTAATGCTGGTGCCGCGGTAGAAGGAGGTTTTAATGGTGGAGCAGGAGGCAGCCACGTATATACAAAACAAGTTACTTTTCAAAGAAATCCTAATTTCTTTGCAGACATATTTAAT ATTCCTATATCAACACTAAAGGCTGTTGGTAATTTTCTAGGAAACACGGCGGCTAACACTAATATTTCTGTGCAAAAGAGTGCAACAGTTCAAGCAG atACCCATCAACACCCTCGGTGCTGTTAA